One part of the Glycine soja cultivar W05 chromosome 11, ASM419377v2, whole genome shotgun sequence genome encodes these proteins:
- the LOC114374067 gene encoding uncharacterized protein LOC114374067 isoform X1, which translates to MENNKIGHSKENMVASKPPLIPILSFQSLQKTFYRDAPGTSNSTPQNENNRLENPADINPALVASESTPKLIVDQTQAKSPDADLKKLRRMESNRLSSRRSWMKKLIYLTNLENQVKNLEDQLAQLRPQIASHESQKQFLMLEKQTMLQRMEILEKEINFRESDLEMKKEQVKYLRESYPMNQAKQLQEQFLNWNIGLQDPMSNDPIPNCYTNSDQVAGNYELETSYMPPADLSQMWMPNVPNMNEVNLSLPNNMGSMVSNVYETNLSHPNYMGSMVSNVYETNLSHPNYMGPMTPNMDGMNLNLPNYTGSMAPSDMNAMQFSLPNNMGQMVPIMDETNLNLPNFMGSMAPEMNEMNFSLPSNIGSMAPNPPSGTFPNPNLD; encoded by the exons ATGGAGAACAATAAAATAGGTCATTCAAAGGAAAACATGGTTGCCTCTAAACCCCCCTTGATCCCCATTTTGTCATTTCAAAGTTTGCAAAAGACTTTCTATAGGGATGCTCCTGGAACTAGTAACTCTACTcctcaaaatgaaaataacaggTTAGAGAATCCTGCAGATATAAATCCAGCTCTTGTTGCTTCCGAGTCAACTCCAAAACTAATAGTGGATCAAACTCAGGCAAAAAGCCCTGATGCCGATCTTAAAAAATTACGGAG aaTGGAGTCTAATCGGCTTTCATCCCGAAGATCGTGGATGAAGAAGTTGATATATTTGACCAATTTGGAAAATCAAGTAAAAAATTTAGAG GATCAATTAGCTCAACTTCGACCACAAATTGCTTCCCATGAATCCCAGAAACAGTTCTTAATGCTAGAAAAACAGACAATGCTCCAGAGAATGGAAATTCTTGAGAAAGAGATAAACTTCAGAGAGT CTGATCTTGAGATGAAAAAAGAACAAGTGAAATATCTGAGGGAATCCTATCCGATGAATCAAGCTAAGCAATTGCAAGAACAATTTCTTAATTGGAATATTGGTCTGCAGGATCCAATGTCCAATGATCCAATCCCAAATTGCTATACAAACTCGGATCAAG TTGCAGGAAATTATGAACTAGAGACTTCATACATGCCGCCTGCAGACCTAAGCCAGATGTGGATGCCTAATGTTCCTAATATGAATGAAGTGAACTTGAGTCTTCCCAACAACATGGGATCAATGGTTTCAAATGTGTATGAAACCAACTTGAGTCATCCCAACTACATGGGATCAATGGTTTCAAATGTGTATGAAACCAACTTGAGTCATCCCAACTACATGGGACCAATGACTCCAAACATGGATGGAATGAACTTGAATCTTCCTAACTACACAGGATCAATGGCTCCTTCAGATATGAATGCAATGCAATTTAGTCTTCCCAACAACATGGGACAAATGGTTCCAATCATGGATGAAACAAACTTGAATCTTCCCAATTTCATGGGATCAATGGCTCCagaaatgaatgaaatgaaCTTTAGTCTTCCCAGCAACATAGGATCAATGGCACCAAATCCTCCAAGTGGAACTTTCCCAAATCCGAACCTTGATTAG
- the LOC114374067 gene encoding uncharacterized protein LOC114374067 isoform X2, whose amino-acid sequence MENNKIGHSKENMVASKPPLIPILSFQSLQKTFYRDAPGTSNSTPQNENNRLENPADINPALVASESTPKLIVDQTQAKSPDADLKKLRRMESNRLSSRRSWMKKLIYLTNLENQVKNLEDQLAQLRPQIASHESQKQFLMLEKQTMLQRMEILEKEINFRESDLEMKKEQVKYLRESYPMNQAKQLQEQFLNWNIGLQDPMSNDPIPNCYTNSDQGNYELETSYMPPADLSQMWMPNVPNMNEVNLSLPNNMGSMVSNVYETNLSHPNYMGSMVSNVYETNLSHPNYMGPMTPNMDGMNLNLPNYTGSMAPSDMNAMQFSLPNNMGQMVPIMDETNLNLPNFMGSMAPEMNEMNFSLPSNIGSMAPNPPSGTFPNPNLD is encoded by the exons ATGGAGAACAATAAAATAGGTCATTCAAAGGAAAACATGGTTGCCTCTAAACCCCCCTTGATCCCCATTTTGTCATTTCAAAGTTTGCAAAAGACTTTCTATAGGGATGCTCCTGGAACTAGTAACTCTACTcctcaaaatgaaaataacaggTTAGAGAATCCTGCAGATATAAATCCAGCTCTTGTTGCTTCCGAGTCAACTCCAAAACTAATAGTGGATCAAACTCAGGCAAAAAGCCCTGATGCCGATCTTAAAAAATTACGGAG aaTGGAGTCTAATCGGCTTTCATCCCGAAGATCGTGGATGAAGAAGTTGATATATTTGACCAATTTGGAAAATCAAGTAAAAAATTTAGAG GATCAATTAGCTCAACTTCGACCACAAATTGCTTCCCATGAATCCCAGAAACAGTTCTTAATGCTAGAAAAACAGACAATGCTCCAGAGAATGGAAATTCTTGAGAAAGAGATAAACTTCAGAGAGT CTGATCTTGAGATGAAAAAAGAACAAGTGAAATATCTGAGGGAATCCTATCCGATGAATCAAGCTAAGCAATTGCAAGAACAATTTCTTAATTGGAATATTGGTCTGCAGGATCCAATGTCCAATGATCCAATCCCAAATTGCTATACAAACTCGGATCAAG GAAATTATGAACTAGAGACTTCATACATGCCGCCTGCAGACCTAAGCCAGATGTGGATGCCTAATGTTCCTAATATGAATGAAGTGAACTTGAGTCTTCCCAACAACATGGGATCAATGGTTTCAAATGTGTATGAAACCAACTTGAGTCATCCCAACTACATGGGATCAATGGTTTCAAATGTGTATGAAACCAACTTGAGTCATCCCAACTACATGGGACCAATGACTCCAAACATGGATGGAATGAACTTGAATCTTCCTAACTACACAGGATCAATGGCTCCTTCAGATATGAATGCAATGCAATTTAGTCTTCCCAACAACATGGGACAAATGGTTCCAATCATGGATGAAACAAACTTGAATCTTCCCAATTTCATGGGATCAATGGCTCCagaaatgaatgaaatgaaCTTTAGTCTTCCCAGCAACATAGGATCAATGGCACCAAATCCTCCAAGTGGAACTTTCCCAAATCCGAACCTTGATTAG